The Oreochromis niloticus isolate F11D_XX linkage group LG4, O_niloticus_UMD_NMBU, whole genome shotgun sequence DNA segment TGGCTGTGTGGGTGAAATGGCCAGGGCATCCCAGCACTCCCAAGTTAAATGGTAAAGACAGACGGTACGGTTCAGTGTGCCATCAGGATCCCAGGTAAGGCGCGCTAGtagtttcagtttttaaagcTTGCAGTGTTTATTTAATGATAACGACACTGTGCTGCTATACCGTCTGTGCTTCCAGGATATGTCTAGAGCCAGCCTCAGTGTCGCCTCATGAATGGCCTGATGACATCACCAAGTGGCCAGTGAGTACGCTGAAACGCCCCTTGGTTTTGAGGCCCAAACAGAAGAAGGATAGATCAGATTGTGATTTTTCTCAAGAGAGTCCAGGATTTAAATCTAGAGCCAGGCCCTCCTGTGTGGCGTTTGCATgttgtccctgtgtttgtgcCGGTTTTCTCGGGGAGCTGGTACCCTCAGCGCTGCAGGGCAACCACCCACTGTTCCACTACTAAGGATCaattaaatgcattaaaagAGTTTTTTAAATCTCACATTTATTGCTACAACTGGTACATCCTGATACCTTTCTAACATTTATGTTATACctcaaaacacagaaatttAGATCATTTGCAATTTAGCAGTGTTATCATCTTTCTCCCTGCTACTTTTATACTATTCTCAGTATAAAAAATGCTTGTTTTTGGTGcagctgatttttaaaaaaataatttacactACCGAattaattctgttttattttaaaatttttgcCTTGGATATAAGCAGGATAAATTGactgttgttttcttttgctctgGCTTTTAGGTTTGTACCAGGTACAACACAGGGAACCATACCAACCTGCCTCATATAGACTGTACCATCACAGGCCGACCCTGCTGCATTGGAACCAAAGGGAGGTGAGGAGGGAAACATTTATTCCAAATAAATTGCACCCTGGATGAATAACCACTTAATTCACTTGCTAAACACATGCCGTTTGCTTTCTTCAAGGTGTGAAATTACATCCCGGGAATATTGTGACTTCATGAAGGGCTACTTTCATGAGGAGGCTACTCTTTGCTCTCAAGTAAGCAACTCTGTTtattacagaaaaaagaaaaagaattagTACTGATTGGAaaaatgtgggtttttttaatgtttaaggAAGTGTGTAGGTGTCTTTCCAGTTTTTCCattctttgttttggtttcttaTTATAACTGTGTAATGTTATTATGTCATGACACCGTGTTCTGCCCTTTCTTTAGGTACACTGCATGGACGATGTGTGTGGACTGTTGCCTTTCCTCAACCCTGAGGTCCCAGATCAGTTTTACAGGCTCTGGCTCTCACTCTTCCTGCATGCTGGGTGAGTCAGTCGCTGGCAGTAGCTGCTCATTCAGCGTTCTACCTGGCAAAAGAATCAAGCACTACTAAAAGTAATAGTTGGAAAGTTTTAACAGGTTTTGTGGTGTTTAGTTATTGTTTCAAGACAACTTCTAACATGAGCTggattaaacaaaaagaaaataataataataataactaatttCACCAACCAGAGGGACAATTAAAAAGACCTGTTCTTCTTATCAGACAGTGGAAATGGTCCACGTCAGGGTCTGTGTTAGCACCAAGCAGCGAAGACAGTAATGATTAAAAGATCTGAATCAGGCAGGTTTATCCGCCCAAGATGTTTGCCACACACAAGGAAATGAACTCTTGGTGTCAATATGTCCTCGTATCACAACAAATCAAATACAGAGGCATCCTCAACACATATATGAAAGATGAATAGATGGGTAATAGAAGACAACAAAAGGAGGTGAGGAAAAATAGTGCCTTTACAGACAATGGGTTATATGTGGTCGGTTCCtgtttgtttattaaaaaaatacacactgaATGGGAGTATATGCCAGTTAAGAAGTGTCGAAATAATGTTGGCTAGTTGATTGTATATGCACCTGAGTACTGCAGGGatgactttttcattttttaaattatattacaTTTATTGGTTTAACTGTGCTCTAGACTTTTTGGAATATTGCAGAAAATAAGATAATAtgcatataataataatatcataaAGTTTTTCATACTTATGTGGGTTTTTGGCACAACAAACTTCACAAATGAATGCATCTTTCATTATTACATAAATGCAGTCACATAACGTAAGTAATAATATTACCAGTCCAAGTTCCTGTGCTTggaaaaatgaagatgaatttCCAGGAAATCCTCTGTAATATCATAATGCCACTTGTTAGCAAATGGCTTCTCTGGAATACATAAAAATTAAGAACTTGTGGGTAGTTTATTTCCGTTTTGtaaagtaaacacaaaaagaTTTTAAACTGACATGTGACGTGTTCGTTTACCTTGCAATTGCAAGTGGTCACCCATAGGCGAGAGTGGTGCATGCTCTACCTGCAACCGGCAATTTTTACTTATGTGTGACTGAACTGTAAAGCAATTAGTGAATAATAATGTTCCTTAGTTTGCTGAACaactaaatattccacaataATGTGTTAGATATAAATACAGTTGCCCAAACtgacattttaatatttgaCGTGTCAGATAGTGACAGGAGTGCGCGCTGCATGAATAGGCAGATAAGTGTCAGGTTTTCTGATTCTTCTTGCTGATGCTTCACTTGTCGTTGCCACATTTGACTCCTGCAAATGTTCTTTGGTTTGGCAGTTCTGGGTTCATTACCCTGTTGGTAGCACATCCTATAACACTGCAGCATTCAggaatttcctttttttgtacatatttttcttttaaaccagCACATTTGTGCAATACAAATTCAAGGGGAGCTCTGTTCTCCCCTCCATTGTTGGGGGGATTTAATTGTTCTCTGTCTTTATTCCCCTTTAAAAGTGTATATATAATAAtgttattataatataatatcattAGAGAGATAGGGGGAATCTTCTTATCAGACAAACCAGCAGTGGCTCATATGCAGTTGGCTAAAGTTACTCCAGCTGTTTACCATGTGTTCCACATATTCATTACTTGCAGTTATTCACAGTATATATCAGACTGTCAGTTTCTCTTTGGTGTAGTTTAGACCTGTCAGTCAGGCAGCACAAAGAGCTGACCTTAAGAAGTGCTTCATCTTTATTCAGTCTCTTATCTCTCTCCTGGGTAATTAAACAAAGTGCCCTCGCTACACGAACTCATTAAGCTTCAGTGAGATGGAGGCTGATTTTGCTGTTGAGCAAAGTCATTCCCACTCGGCTCTTGAGGGGCTTGCCTCATCAACACAGAGGGATTATCTTCCCAACACGTGCGGCTTTTCAcccacattcactcacacatcacACTCGTCACACATATGAACTTTTTGTCATTGTCTGTCCTCCCAGAATCCTTCACTGCCTGGTGTCGGTGGCTTTCCAGATGACCATCCTGAGGGATCTGGAGAAGCTGGCAGGCTGGTTGCGCATCTCAATCATTTACATACTCAGTGGCATCACTGGCAACTTAGCTTCAGCCATTTTCCTGCCCTACAGAGCAGAGGTGATCACCAGCTAGACACAATACTTTTCACAAAATGACAAGTAATATTGATCAGATATAAAAGACTGAACAGCTCATTGTGTTTTCTCAAGCCTGTGTCCCTCTCGATGCTGTCTTTGTCTCAGGTGGGTCCAGCTGGCTCGCAGTTTGGGATTCTGGCCTGCCTGTTTGTGGAGCTGTTTCAGTGCTGGCAGATCCTGGCCCAGCCCTGGAGGGCCTTCACCAAGCTGCTGTGTGTGGTGCTCTTCCTCTTTGCCTTTGGGTTGCTGCCCTGGATCGACAATTTTGCCCACATTTCTGGCTTCATCTCTGGCTTCTTCCTGTCCTTCGCCTTCCTACCCTATGTCAGCTTTGGCCGCATGGACATGTACCGCAAACGATGCCAGATTATCATCTTCCTGCTGGTGTTTGTTGGACTCTTTTCAGGCCTCGTGGTGCTCTTCTACGTCTACCCAATCAAGTGTGAATGGTGCGAGTTGCTCACCTGCATACCCTTTACAGACAAGTTCTGTGAGAAGTATGACCTCAATGCTCACCTCCACTGAAGTGTGAGCACTGCAGGAATCATCAGGTCAAAAGACACGGACTGGCTGGGGGATTTCCTCCCTCTTCTATGTGGACTATGATAATATGCTTGTGTTATTTTACTCAATATGAATACCCATACCACTCATCATAAGGACTTATTTTCATCATCACTCCTTCACTGTCCAGTGAAACAAAGCTAAGGCACTTGTGAACCTCATCAAAACACCTAGCTGTCCTTCTGCAGAAATGAGAAAAGCCAGCGCTGGAAcaatgaagattttttttcccttttttttgtacattcaCCCTCCAGGCAAAagatttattaatattattatccAGGCGACCTCATACAAAAGCAGGGACAAAAATCAGATATTGATACCTTTGGTGCCTTGTTGATAAATGTACCAACTACTGCCATATTTTTGTTACATTATGCTGAGCACTCGAATgttatctctctttttttttttttcgtttatTGCTTCTCAAGAAGTGATTACTGTTTTGAACACGGTAGTGTTTTAGCTACCTGTCTACTCACAtgtatttgaaaagaaaagtaaaaaaaaatctacaaaatgaaaatgtctgcCTCTCCTGCTTGAGCACATGATGGAGATTGCTTTAAAGTATTTAAACCCataagaattcaaacaaaaccGCAACAAGCTATGGAATTGTATTACAGCTTGGATTTGTATGGTTTATAAAAATAGAACTTTATTTACACTGAGATGTTGTTTACAGTAATTGCCTTctataaaaaactaaaacaatgttAATTTATTGTACAAGTGACAGAAGACTAGATAAATAGATAACTGAGAAAAGCAACAGGTTCATTTTATTGCTTGAGCACCTAAATCCACTGTTGTTCCTCTCAGGCCTTAACACAGACTGCACTCCATGTTCAGTGGATCAGGGGACGCATTAGGCTATACTCACGTCCTCTTTTCTCTGGCTGCAGTATTTTGTGCTTAACAAGAGTCCATGTTAGAAATAAGTGGAGTGGAGAGTGGAGGGTAAGGATTGAAGGACTAGCAGTCGCTGTTCCGCCGTGCGTAAGCCTGTCCACATAGAGTGTACTCCATCTCTTGGAAGTGCATGTTAGATACTGTGATGGCTGATGGCCCTATCTCCTTGAAGCCAGCCTTGAGGTAGAAGGGCACGAGGAAATCCTCACAGATCAGCAGAGCTCGACGGAGGCCCGGCATGCAGCTCACGTACTGCAAGTAGCGCCACAAGATGATGGAGCCCTTTCCCTGCTGGCGACAGTGGCGGTGCACAGACAGCACATGGATGTGCACAGTGGAGCTGTCTGGGACATGCTGAGTCATGGCCTCCTGGAAGACCGTGATTAAATAGAAGtgatgttattttaaaaaaaaaaaaaaaaaattaatgagcCACAGAATCACAGTCATTTCACCAAAATCAGGCAATTGTGAAATACCTGTGAAAGCCTCTCCTTGTCCCAGCCAGAGCCAATGATGAAAGCTACCAGCTGTCCCTCTTCAAACCAGCCCAGAGACAGCTCAGGGCACTGACCCAGGAAGTTAAGAACTTCATCCAGGGTAAGTGGACACTCTCCAGACACAGATATAAATGCTGgggaggttgttttttttttgtttttttttaaaaaacattttagagaGTGCATCAGTTTGTGGGAGGAATGAAGATAATAGCATGAAAGAAATATGCTCTCATTAACTCTAAATGGCACTAAGATGAAGTTACATATTAATGTGTTTCTTATATGAAACGCAACAATCTTGCTTAATGACCTACCTTCTCTTTCAATCTCAAACACACTGATGGCATCCTGTGGTGTGAGATTCCTGAACTCGCTGGCTGGGAGTGTGTGCCGCCTCTGTTGCAGAGGGCTGTCCACTCTGACAGGTGTCTTCTGAAAGAAGGGTTTGAAGAACAGTAAGCCACTGACCTGTTGTGTCATGATGCCTCAATACAGCAACAACAGGAGCTTCTGATTATTTCACACAGCTCCTCCTGTGAATCTGTCTCCTTTTTTCCAGCCTTTTTGCACTAGGACTTTTAGTAGCAGTCAGATAAAGTTAAACCCTGCTAACAAAACCTCCCGTGTCCTGCTTTTCCCACAGCTCTGAGTCCAGTCTTAGTCACCTCAGCTGGCAAGATGCTGACCTTCTCGCCTCCcccactctctctccctcctcctcttttttaaCTGATCTCTAAGTGGCTGCTTCCAAGTAGGATAGCTGTCTGTGCACGTGCCACCAAAGTCTTTAAATCCTCTAACATTAAACAGCATACTTTATTGTTCTTGCTGTATTTTTTATGCGCTTTATACTTTGGATTTGGTTTGCACCGCCACATTAAGAGATTGACAAGTCTGTAGCTGCAGCAGTTCAGTGAGAATTTTTTACTTATTAGTATTCAGAAAACTTTAATCATTCCAACACTGAGATAAACATTTGAATCAACCTCGTGTCAGAGTAGTTACAGAagtctttttttagtttttccctCTGTGTTAGAATATCTTTTTGTAATGGTAATATCCTGCCAGCACAGATGGAATAACTCAGGCAGATTGATTGTAAAACTGTGAACCTTCAGTATGAAAAAAAGCGTGTTGTTGAGATACTAGTTTTCACGGGCACATGGATATTGGCACATGCACATTT contains these protein-coding regions:
- the aanat2 gene encoding arylalkylamine N-acetyltransferase 2, whose amino-acid sequence is MTQQVSGLLFFKPFFQKTPVRVDSPLQQRRHTLPASEFRNLTPQDAISVFEIEREAFISVSGECPLTLDEVLNFLGQCPELSLGWFEEGQLVAFIIGSGWDKERLSQEAMTQHVPDSSTVHIHVLSVHRHCRQQGKGSIILWRYLQYVSCMPGLRRALLICEDFLVPFYLKAGFKEIGPSAITVSNMHFQEMEYTLCGQAYARRNSDC